A genomic segment from Chitinophaga flava encodes:
- a CDS encoding Fur family transcriptional regulator has translation MATQQQIAEKIGTLLRESKLSVTETRTKILELFMKSNGALEHSDFEKLAGQSFDRVTVYRTLQTFLEKGIIHKIPTTDTSVRYAVCKSECTEHHHHDHHVHFKCEECGTTICLDDTDVPQIQLPKGYSFHNVEVIVNGVCKSCK, from the coding sequence ATGGCTACCCAACAACAAATAGCAGAAAAAATAGGCACCTTACTGCGGGAGAGTAAACTGAGCGTAACAGAAACCAGGACCAAAATCCTGGAACTGTTCATGAAAAGTAACGGGGCACTGGAACACAGCGACTTTGAAAAACTCGCCGGCCAATCATTTGACCGTGTGACTGTATACCGGACTCTGCAAACTTTCCTCGAAAAGGGCATCATCCACAAAATACCTACTACCGATACTTCTGTACGTTATGCAGTCTGTAAGTCAGAGTGTACAGAACATCATCATCATGATCATCATGTGCATTTCAAATGTGAAGAATGCGGTACCACCATCTGCCTTGATGATACTGATGTACCACAGATACAGTTACCTAAGGGCTATTCCTTCCACAATGTGGAAGTAATCGTTAATGGTGTATGCAAATCCTGCAAATAA
- a CDS encoding MerC domain-containing protein, protein MNLDTLGIGASIICAVHCALLPLLFAALPLLGMEITEHAILEYCLLLFSFVIGCLALGLGYWRHHRRLMPLLLFIAGFALLLMGHFWAEAVVLEYAAICVGAGVIMAAHFINQRQRHSCKVHKHH, encoded by the coding sequence ATGAACTTAGATACATTAGGCATAGGAGCTTCCATTATTTGCGCGGTCCATTGCGCGCTGTTGCCTTTATTATTTGCTGCGCTCCCTCTCCTGGGAATGGAGATAACGGAACATGCCATACTGGAGTATTGTTTGTTACTGTTTTCTTTCGTGATCGGTTGCCTGGCTTTAGGGTTGGGCTACTGGCGTCATCACCGGAGGCTGATGCCGCTGCTGTTGTTTATAGCGGGCTTCGCCTTATTGCTGATGGGGCATTTCTGGGCAGAGGCGGTCGTGTTGGAGTATGCTGCTATCTGTGTGGGTGCCGGCGTTATTATGGCGGCACACTTTATCAATCAGCGGCAACGCCATTCCTGCAAGGTCCATAAACATCATTAA
- a CDS encoding lamin tail domain-containing protein, which produces MLIPIVCISLLGQVTLSATDTTTPALYDVVIHEMMLKPAPVAGLPPFEYVELRNRSSRPVQLQNWILAVNKREALLPACLLPPDSLLVLCAPAAADSFRAARVLAVPKFPSLPDDTGLIVLYNNNRQVVHAISYTPSWYGATVPKGGRSLEMLDPSLPCGSKINWAASSAAAGGTPGQYNAAARTVTDDTFPDLYFAEMPDSLHLLLHFSKTLDSLKAAVADKYRISRGTVTAVTVLPPLFNIVSLQLSTSIDSGTVIVTGVTDCQGKESRLKNTLSFARPQLPDTMDLVISELLLYPPDGTPEFIELYNRSRKAIDLQTVFLCARKADGRQGPWKKVCSGPRLLMPGNFLAITTVADRLCYYYTCRLPENIQEVSSLPQLPREEGGLQLLRRDSLVIDAVRYMSSWHFPLSAQLKGVSLERLDYNRPATLADNWQSVAASDGYATPGYTGSRQLADGTPTTVTLGPAVFSPDSPGPEGRATLCFELPGSGWVGNVTIFNAAGRPVRYLVRNTTLGNKGCFYWDGFEENKVLLPPGVYIFLIEIFDLKGQVKRWRQSLVMARKLN; this is translated from the coding sequence ATGTTGATACCCATTGTTTGTATAAGCCTGCTAGGGCAGGTCACCCTGTCTGCAACGGATACTACTACCCCTGCACTGTATGATGTGGTAATCCACGAAATGATGCTGAAGCCTGCTCCTGTAGCTGGTTTACCTCCTTTTGAATACGTGGAACTGCGGAACAGGAGTAGCCGGCCGGTACAGTTGCAGAACTGGATATTAGCGGTCAATAAGCGGGAAGCTTTGCTGCCGGCCTGTTTACTGCCTCCGGACAGTTTGCTGGTATTATGTGCGCCGGCAGCAGCAGACAGCTTCCGTGCTGCCAGGGTGCTGGCGGTGCCCAAATTTCCTTCGCTGCCGGACGATACAGGACTGATCGTGCTGTATAATAACAACAGACAGGTAGTGCATGCCATCTCCTACACCCCGTCGTGGTATGGTGCCACCGTGCCCAAAGGAGGGCGTAGCCTCGAAATGCTGGACCCATCCCTGCCCTGCGGCAGTAAAATTAACTGGGCGGCTTCCTCCGCCGCTGCCGGAGGGACACCAGGGCAATATAATGCGGCTGCCCGCACTGTAACGGATGATACCTTCCCTGACCTTTATTTTGCAGAGATGCCCGACAGCCTGCACCTGCTCCTGCACTTCAGTAAAACGCTGGACAGCCTGAAAGCGGCGGTAGCAGACAAATACAGGATAAGCCGGGGCACAGTTACTGCCGTGACAGTACTGCCCCCGTTGTTTAACATTGTATCCCTGCAACTATCCACGTCAATAGATTCAGGAACAGTCATCGTCACCGGTGTTACGGACTGTCAGGGAAAGGAAAGCCGGCTGAAGAATACCCTCTCTTTTGCACGGCCTCAGCTGCCGGATACGATGGACCTGGTAATCAGTGAGCTGTTGTTGTATCCGCCTGATGGTACACCGGAGTTTATAGAGCTGTACAACCGTAGCCGTAAGGCCATTGATCTGCAGACGGTTTTTCTTTGCGCCAGAAAGGCAGATGGCCGGCAGGGGCCCTGGAAGAAGGTATGTAGCGGCCCCCGGCTGCTGATGCCGGGAAATTTTCTGGCTATTACAACCGTCGCCGACCGGCTTTGTTATTATTATACCTGCCGCCTCCCCGAAAATATCCAGGAGGTCAGCAGCCTGCCGCAGCTGCCCAGGGAGGAAGGCGGATTGCAGTTGTTGCGCCGCGACAGCCTGGTGATAGACGCCGTGCGTTATATGTCTTCGTGGCATTTTCCTCTGTCGGCCCAGCTGAAGGGCGTGTCTCTGGAACGGCTGGACTACAACCGGCCTGCAACGCTGGCGGATAACTGGCAATCGGTGGCTGCCAGCGATGGTTACGCCACCCCGGGTTATACAGGCTCCCGTCAGTTGGCAGATGGTACTCCCACTACGGTGACCCTCGGGCCAGCCGTATTTTCACCGGACAGTCCCGGCCCCGAAGGCCGCGCTACCCTCTGTTTTGAACTACCGGGTTCCGGATGGGTGGGCAATGTCACCATTTTTAATGCTGCCGGCCGTCCCGTTCGCTATTTGGTCCGTAATACCACACTCGGAAATAAAGGATGTTTCTACTGGGATGGATTTGAAGAAAATAAAGTACTTTTGCCGCCAGGTGTTTATATATTTTTAATTGAAATATTTGACCTCAAAGGCCAGGTTAAACGCTGGAGACAGTCCCTGGTCATGGCACGAAAGTTGAATTGA
- a CDS encoding DUF5606 family protein produces the protein MQYREIVAVTGLGGLFQLMASKQDGAIVRSLEDKSTKFVSSRVHNFTPLESIEVFTIGENVNLAEVFKAMDEKSAEFPLIDGKADNNAIKAYFKNVYPEFDEERVYVSDMKKMVKWFGILKANDLLKFEEILADGEEAIVEAEAEGAPAPAKKKKAAEPAAEEGAEEKPKKPRAKKAAAEEGAEEKAPKKAKAKKEDAPAAEGEEPKKVAKPRKKKTEE, from the coding sequence ATGCAGTACAGAGAAATTGTTGCAGTAACCGGATTGGGCGGTTTGTTTCAGTTAATGGCCAGTAAACAAGATGGCGCCATCGTTAGGTCACTGGAAGATAAAAGTACAAAGTTTGTATCTTCCCGCGTGCATAATTTTACTCCACTGGAAAGTATTGAAGTTTTCACTATAGGTGAAAATGTAAACCTGGCTGAAGTATTCAAAGCCATGGATGAAAAATCAGCAGAATTTCCGCTGATTGACGGCAAAGCCGACAACAATGCTATCAAAGCTTATTTCAAGAATGTATATCCTGAATTCGATGAAGAAAGGGTATATGTGAGCGATATGAAGAAAATGGTGAAATGGTTTGGTATCCTCAAAGCAAATGATCTGCTGAAATTTGAGGAAATCCTGGCCGATGGTGAAGAAGCGATAGTAGAAGCTGAAGCCGAAGGTGCTCCTGCTCCTGCCAAAAAGAAAAAAGCTGCTGAACCTGCTGCTGAAGAAGGCGCAGAAGAAAAGCCAAAAAAGCCCCGTGCTAAAAAAGCGGCTGCTGAAGAAGGCGCAGAAGAAAAAGCACCTAAAAAAGCAAAAGCTAAAAAAGAAGACGCTCCTGCTGCTGAAGGTGAAGAACCAAAAAAAGTGGCTAAGCCTCGTAAGAAGAAAACAGAAGAATAA
- a CDS encoding SCO family protein, with translation MLSLGFLGYAGYVIKGERGTFLGKEKLPILGAPGHTVQGFSFTDQDGRTKTKADVLGKIYVAEYFFTTCTGICPKMNANMEKVYAKYKNKPDFLILSHTVDPEHDSVPVLKAYAEKHGADSKNWWFLTGSKKELYALARQGYLVDDGTYTGEEDFVHTQWFALVDKTGQIRGLYEGTKLQDVNKLIDDIERLMEE, from the coding sequence GTGTTGAGCCTTGGATTTCTGGGATATGCCGGCTATGTGATCAAAGGTGAAAGAGGCACTTTTCTGGGGAAAGAAAAGCTGCCGATCCTGGGGGCTCCGGGGCATACGGTACAGGGATTTTCATTTACCGACCAGGATGGTCGTACTAAAACAAAGGCCGATGTACTGGGCAAAATTTATGTAGCAGAATATTTCTTTACCACCTGCACCGGTATTTGTCCGAAGATGAATGCCAACATGGAAAAAGTATATGCTAAATATAAAAACAAACCAGATTTCCTGATCCTGTCACACACCGTTGATCCGGAGCATGACAGCGTACCGGTGCTGAAAGCCTACGCCGAAAAACACGGTGCTGATTCTAAAAACTGGTGGTTCCTCACTGGCAGCAAAAAAGAATTATATGCACTGGCACGCCAGGGTTATCTGGTAGACGATGGCACCTATACCGGCGAAGAAGATTTTGTACACACCCAATGGTTTGCGCTGGTAGATAAAACAGGACAAATCCGCGGTTTATATGAAGGCACCAAATTACAGGATGTTAACAAGCTGATAGATGATATTGAGCGTTTAATGGAAGAATAA
- a CDS encoding M3 family oligoendopeptidase: MNADIKKLPRHFLPATFQVTTWDNLQPYYETLQQRPINNAADLEQWLKDVSELEAVISEDACWRQIKMTCDTTSKELEDAFTYFCMEIQPRLQPYADALNKKLVDSPFVKDLDQELYKTYLRNVKNQIKLFREENIPLQAELSVMAQQYGVIAGKMTISVNGKEYTLQQAAKFLENEDRTLREEVFSKTAARRLEDRNTLDELYTGLVLKRDQVAKNAGFANYRDYKFEELGRFDYTKEDAFQFHDAVKTHIVPLVQQILEKQQQKLQLDQLKPWDTEAEPVGVKPLEPFQTGEELITKTIETFDQLGPFFGDCLRVMKKMGRLDLESRIGKAPGGYNCPLAETGVPFIFMNAAGQMKDLTTMVHEGGHAVHSFLSHNLSLNAFKEYPMEIAEVASMSMELFTMDSWNIFFDDAEQLRRARLQQLERAITIFPWIATIDKFQHWVYEHPQHTIEERTAKWVEILKEFSPAIIDWSGLEDYRASFWQKQLHLFEVPFYYIEYGIAQLGAIAMWKQYKENKKQALDNYVQALSLGNTKTLPELYKAAGIRFDFSPAYVKELADFVKSEIEKL, from the coding sequence ATGAATGCAGATATAAAAAAACTCCCCCGCCACTTCCTGCCGGCAACCTTTCAGGTGACCACCTGGGACAACCTGCAGCCATATTATGAAACCCTGCAGCAAAGACCCATTAACAATGCGGCCGATCTGGAACAATGGCTGAAAGATGTCAGTGAACTGGAAGCGGTGATCAGTGAAGACGCTTGCTGGCGCCAGATCAAAATGACCTGCGATACTACCAGTAAAGAACTGGAAGACGCGTTTACCTACTTCTGTATGGAAATACAGCCCCGCCTCCAGCCGTATGCAGATGCACTTAATAAAAAACTGGTAGACAGCCCCTTCGTGAAGGACCTGGATCAGGAGCTGTATAAAACCTACCTCCGTAACGTTAAAAATCAGATCAAGCTGTTCCGGGAAGAAAACATACCCCTCCAGGCCGAACTGAGCGTGATGGCCCAGCAATATGGTGTTATAGCTGGTAAAATGACGATCAGCGTTAACGGAAAGGAATATACGCTGCAACAGGCTGCCAAGTTCCTTGAAAATGAAGACCGCACCCTCCGCGAAGAAGTGTTTTCTAAAACCGCCGCTCGCCGCCTGGAAGACAGAAACACACTGGATGAGCTGTATACCGGCCTGGTGCTGAAACGCGATCAGGTAGCCAAAAATGCAGGCTTTGCCAACTACCGCGATTACAAGTTCGAAGAGCTGGGCCGATTCGACTATACCAAAGAAGACGCCTTCCAGTTCCATGATGCCGTGAAAACACATATCGTTCCACTGGTACAGCAGATACTGGAAAAACAACAGCAGAAGCTGCAGCTCGATCAGTTAAAACCCTGGGACACCGAAGCTGAACCAGTTGGCGTGAAACCACTGGAGCCCTTCCAGACAGGTGAAGAACTGATTACCAAAACCATCGAAACCTTCGATCAGCTGGGACCATTCTTTGGTGACTGTCTCCGCGTGATGAAAAAAATGGGCCGTCTCGATCTGGAAAGCCGTATCGGTAAAGCACCGGGAGGATATAACTGCCCGCTGGCAGAAACCGGTGTGCCTTTTATCTTCATGAACGCCGCTGGTCAGATGAAAGATCTCACCACCATGGTACACGAAGGTGGCCATGCGGTGCACTCTTTCCTGAGCCACAACCTGTCACTGAACGCATTCAAGGAATATCCGATGGAAATCGCGGAAGTAGCCAGCATGAGTATGGAACTTTTCACCATGGATTCCTGGAATATTTTCTTCGATGATGCAGAGCAACTCCGTCGTGCCCGCCTGCAACAGCTGGAAAGAGCCATCACCATCTTCCCATGGATTGCTACCATCGATAAGTTCCAGCACTGGGTGTACGAACATCCACAGCATACTATCGAAGAACGTACTGCCAAATGGGTGGAAATACTGAAGGAGTTCTCCCCTGCTATCATAGACTGGAGCGGCCTTGAAGACTATCGTGCCAGCTTCTGGCAGAAACAGCTGCACCTCTTTGAAGTACCTTTCTATTATATAGAGTATGGTATTGCACAACTGGGCGCCATCGCCATGTGGAAACAGTATAAGGAAAATAAAAAACAAGCACTTGATAACTACGTACAGGCGTTGAGTTTAGGTAATACTAAAACACTGCCGGAGCTGTACAAAGCTGCCGGTATCCGGTTTGATTTTTCACCGGCCTACGTAAAGGAACTGGCAGATTTTGTGAAGAGTGAGATCGAAAAGTTGTAG
- a CDS encoding DUF2461 domain-containing protein encodes MMLQPSTLKFLKSLKLNNNKVWFDEHRDNYLAAKTDFESMVQQLIDGMAKQDTTLAGLQLKDCVFRIYKDVRFSKDKTPYKINLAASFQAGGKKSLLAGYYFHLEPGGNSFAGGGLWMPAAPELKKVRQEIDYNFEEFESIISNKSFIKHFGKVEGDALKTVPQGYQPDNPAIAYLKLKSLIVTHPISDETCVQPSLVREILKTFALMQPLIQFINRAMD; translated from the coding sequence ATGATGTTACAGCCTTCCACGTTGAAGTTTCTGAAATCACTGAAACTGAACAATAACAAGGTATGGTTTGATGAGCACCGGGACAATTACCTGGCGGCCAAAACCGATTTTGAAAGCATGGTACAGCAGCTGATAGATGGTATGGCTAAGCAGGATACTACCTTGGCTGGGTTGCAGCTCAAGGATTGCGTTTTTCGTATATACAAAGACGTTAGATTCTCCAAAGACAAGACGCCTTACAAAATAAATCTGGCCGCTTCATTTCAGGCGGGTGGTAAAAAATCGCTGTTGGCGGGATATTACTTCCACCTGGAACCGGGAGGCAACAGTTTCGCCGGCGGCGGGCTATGGATGCCAGCTGCTCCCGAATTGAAAAAAGTGCGGCAGGAGATAGACTACAACTTCGAAGAATTTGAAAGTATTATCTCCAACAAAAGCTTTATCAAACATTTCGGGAAGGTGGAAGGAGATGCACTCAAAACCGTTCCGCAGGGCTATCAGCCTGATAATCCCGCTATTGCCTACCTGAAATTGAAAAGCCTTATTGTCACGCATCCCATCTCTGATGAAACATGCGTACAGCCGTCTCTCGTACGGGAAATACTGAAGACATTCGCGCTCATGCAGCCCCTTATACAGTTCATAAACCGTGCAATGGACTAA
- a CDS encoding aspartate-semialdehyde dehydrogenase yields the protein MKVAVVGATGLVGSKMLQVLTERNFPVTELIPVASEKSVGKEVTFKGKTWKVVSADTAISMKPNVAIFSAGGSTSLEWAPKFAAAGITVIDNSSAWRMDPSKKLVVPEVNGDALTQEDKIIANPNCSTIQMVLVLKPLHEKYKIKRVVVSTYQSVTGTGVKAVTQLMNERQGISGEMAYAYPIDLNVIPQIDVFLDNGYTKEEMKMVNETKKIMRDDTIRVTATTVRIPVMGGHSESVNIEFENEYDVSEIRTLLSQTPGIIVVDDPSKAQYPMPKDAHDKDEVFVGRIRRDETQPKTVNMWIVADNLRKGAATNAVQIAEFLQEKNWL from the coding sequence ATGAAAGTTGCCGTAGTAGGAGCGACCGGACTGGTAGGCTCAAAAATGTTACAAGTGCTGACAGAGCGGAATTTCCCTGTCACTGAATTGATTCCCGTGGCTTCTGAGAAGTCCGTTGGTAAGGAAGTAACATTTAAGGGTAAGACCTGGAAGGTGGTGAGCGCTGATACGGCTATTTCCATGAAGCCCAATGTGGCTATTTTCTCTGCCGGCGGTAGCACCTCCCTGGAATGGGCCCCTAAATTTGCGGCAGCTGGTATTACCGTGATCGACAACTCCAGCGCCTGGAGAATGGACCCATCCAAAAAACTGGTGGTACCGGAAGTAAACGGTGATGCACTGACCCAGGAAGACAAGATCATTGCGAATCCTAACTGCTCTACCATACAAATGGTACTGGTGCTGAAACCACTGCACGAAAAATATAAAATCAAAAGGGTGGTAGTATCTACCTACCAGTCTGTAACCGGTACCGGTGTAAAGGCGGTAACCCAGCTGATGAATGAAAGACAGGGTATCAGTGGCGAAATGGCTTATGCATATCCTATAGATCTGAATGTGATCCCGCAGATTGATGTGTTTCTCGACAACGGATATACGAAAGAAGAGATGAAAATGGTGAACGAGACCAAAAAAATCATGCGTGACGATACTATCAGAGTAACTGCAACGACTGTACGTATACCGGTAATGGGCGGCCATAGCGAATCAGTGAACATTGAGTTTGAAAACGAATACGATGTAAGCGAGATCCGGACCCTGCTTTCCCAGACACCGGGCATAATCGTAGTAGACGACCCGTCTAAGGCACAATATCCAATGCCTAAAGACGCCCATGATAAAGATGAAGTATTTGTAGGCCGTATCCGCCGCGACGAAACACAACCTAAAACAGTGAACATGTGGATCGTGGCAGACAACCTTCGCAAGGGAGCTGCAACAAATGCGGTTCAAATTGCGGAATTTTTGCAAGAGAAGAACTGGCTGTAA
- a CDS encoding TonB-dependent receptor, which produces MKHLFTLIGVLILALSLQAQQTIITGKVTANGKPVQFANITIPALKTGAIADQQGLFVIRNLQPGTYDIKISMIGFQPLTLKKSISNKQTLSLDISLEEDLSKLNEVVVTGVSRATAVRKNPIPIAVIGKRDMNMHVNNNIIDAIVKGIPGVSAVTTGPNISKPFIRGLGYNRVLTLFDGVRQEGQQWGDEHGIEVDQYGIARAEVVKGPASLTYGSDALAGVINMIPDIPETEQGKLKGNFLTDYHTNNGMIGSSLGLVYNKNDWKYVVRGTVKAAHNYKNKVDGYVYGTAFREYNLSALARVDKSWGHSLWGVTLYDNTQEIPDGSRDSLTRKFTRQVLDADDDIKNRPIVPDNQLRTYTLNPLHQHIQHYRAYNRNRYILGKGDINTTIGVQQSIRREYNHPEMPAQPGLYVVLNTLNYDLRYNLPAIGGVETTVGVNGMYQRNRSKNATDFPIPDYDLFDIGGFFFAKKTVGQFDISGGLRYDSRHIKWNDFYVGPDKDNGFDKKYNLPDTAGASLQFPAFRHNYTGISGSLGVTWNLSQRVLLKANIARGYRAPNITEIGSNGLDPGAHIVYLGNREFKPEFSLQQDLGFLAYLPDLDISVEVFNNNINNYIYQARLYDANGEPVVIVPGNATYRYQQSSARLYGAEVSVNLHPRAVSWLTMDNSAAYTAGLNRNKALIDQHGDAARYLPFIPPLHIRSALKATAPRNFGMLSKTYVRAEVDHYSAQSHFYGVDNTETYTAGYTLVNFGAGTGFTNKKGKTVLELFLQLDNVFDVAYQANMNRLKYFEYYSASPNGRYGIYNMGRNFSAKVIVPF; this is translated from the coding sequence ATGAAACATTTATTTACACTCATAGGCGTGCTTATACTTGCCTTATCGTTGCAGGCGCAACAAACAATCATCACGGGAAAAGTAACCGCCAACGGGAAACCTGTACAGTTTGCCAATATCACCATTCCTGCCTTGAAAACCGGCGCTATCGCCGACCAACAGGGCCTCTTCGTGATCCGCAATCTGCAACCGGGAACCTACGATATTAAAATATCCATGATAGGGTTTCAGCCTTTAACCCTTAAAAAAAGCATCAGCAACAAACAAACCCTCTCGCTGGACATCTCCCTGGAAGAGGACTTATCCAAACTGAATGAGGTAGTGGTAACCGGCGTTTCCCGCGCTACCGCTGTACGAAAAAATCCTATACCCATTGCCGTTATAGGTAAAAGAGACATGAATATGCATGTCAACAATAATATCATCGATGCAATCGTGAAAGGAATTCCGGGGGTGAGTGCGGTAACCACCGGCCCCAATATCTCCAAACCTTTCATCCGCGGGCTGGGTTATAACCGCGTACTCACCCTGTTCGACGGGGTGCGTCAGGAAGGCCAGCAGTGGGGCGATGAACATGGTATCGAAGTAGACCAGTATGGTATTGCCAGAGCCGAAGTGGTAAAAGGACCTGCCAGCCTTACCTATGGCTCCGATGCGCTGGCCGGCGTGATCAACATGATACCCGATATCCCCGAAACAGAGCAGGGAAAACTCAAAGGGAATTTCCTGACAGACTACCATACCAACAACGGTATGATTGGCTCTTCCCTGGGCCTGGTATACAACAAAAACGACTGGAAGTATGTAGTGCGTGGAACTGTGAAAGCAGCCCACAACTACAAAAACAAAGTGGATGGTTATGTATATGGCACCGCTTTCCGGGAGTACAACCTGTCTGCATTGGCTCGGGTGGATAAGTCATGGGGGCATTCACTGTGGGGCGTCACGCTATACGACAATACCCAGGAGATCCCCGATGGCAGCCGGGATTCGCTGACGCGTAAATTTACCCGTCAGGTATTGGATGCCGATGATGACATCAAAAACAGACCCATTGTACCGGATAATCAGCTGCGTACTTATACCCTCAATCCACTGCATCAGCATATTCAACATTATAGAGCGTATAACCGTAATCGTTATATATTAGGTAAAGGAGATATTAACACCACCATCGGTGTACAACAAAGCATCCGCCGGGAATATAATCACCCCGAAATGCCGGCACAGCCAGGATTGTATGTAGTATTAAATACACTCAACTACGACCTGCGTTACAACTTACCTGCCATCGGCGGTGTGGAAACGACCGTAGGCGTAAACGGTATGTATCAGCGCAACCGCAGCAAAAACGCTACTGACTTTCCCATCCCGGACTATGACCTGTTTGATATCGGCGGCTTTTTCTTCGCCAAAAAAACAGTCGGTCAGTTTGATATCTCCGGAGGCCTTCGTTACGACAGCCGTCACATTAAATGGAACGATTTCTATGTAGGACCCGATAAAGACAATGGGTTTGATAAAAAATACAACTTGCCCGATACCGCTGGTGCTAGTCTGCAGTTCCCTGCTTTCCGGCATAACTATACTGGCATTTCCGGTAGCCTGGGTGTTACCTGGAACCTGAGCCAGCGCGTACTGCTGAAGGCAAACATCGCCAGAGGCTACCGAGCACCCAATATTACAGAAATCGGTTCCAACGGACTAGACCCCGGCGCACATATCGTATACCTTGGCAACCGGGAATTTAAGCCGGAGTTCAGCCTGCAGCAGGACCTGGGTTTCCTCGCCTACCTGCCGGACCTGGATATCAGTGTGGAAGTGTTTAACAATAATATCAACAACTATATCTACCAGGCGAGATTGTATGATGCCAATGGCGAACCGGTGGTGATAGTGCCCGGCAATGCCACGTATCGTTACCAGCAATCCAGTGCGCGGTTGTATGGGGCAGAAGTGAGTGTAAATCTGCATCCGCGTGCTGTGTCCTGGTTGACCATGGATAACAGTGCCGCCTATACGGCAGGGCTGAACAGAAACAAAGCACTGATCGACCAGCATGGTGATGCAGCCCGTTACCTGCCTTTTATACCGCCCCTGCATATACGCTCAGCACTGAAAGCCACTGCTCCCCGGAATTTCGGGATGCTGTCCAAAACTTATGTGCGTGCAGAGGTGGACCACTATTCAGCACAGTCGCATTTTTACGGGGTGGATAATACTGAAACCTACACCGCCGGCTATACGTTGGTTAACTTCGGAGCCGGTACCGGATTCACCAATAAAAAGGGGAAGACAGTACTGGAGCTGTTCCTCCAGCTGGATAATGTGTTTGACGTGGCCTATCAGGCTAACATGAACCGTCTGAAGTATTTTGAGTACTACAGTGCTTCTCCCAATGGCCGTTATGGCATTTATAATATGGGAAGAAATTTCAGTGCTAAAGTGATTGTTCCTTTTTAG
- a CDS encoding GTP-binding protein has translation MKKLPVTVLSGFLGAGKTTLLNHVLHNRENLRVAVIVNDMSEVNIDAQLVKNENTLHKTEERLVEMSNGCICCTLREDLLKEVELLARENRFDYLLIESTGISEPIPVAQTFCYQDEQNGIDLSAISQLDTMVTVVDAFNFTNDYSSMELLQDKGLTDESDQRTIVNLLTDQVEFANVIVLNKCDLVSPEQLSNLKAMLRQLNAGANIIEAVNGQVPLNSILNTGLFDFDTTAQSAGWQAELEKEHIPETEEYGISSFVYRSRKPFHPQRFWLYINERWPGNVIRSKGLFWLASRPKLAVNWSQAGGSLRVEKAGYWWCAIPRQQWNLDEESYQLVTSRWDERFADRYNELVIIGQQMDVHTMIYELDSCLCTEAEINQYLSGASFHDPFPII, from the coding sequence ATGAAAAAATTACCTGTTACGGTGCTGAGTGGCTTTCTCGGCGCAGGGAAAACTACGCTCCTGAATCACGTATTACATAACCGGGAAAATCTTCGTGTAGCCGTTATCGTTAACGATATGAGCGAAGTGAATATTGATGCTCAACTGGTGAAGAATGAAAACACACTGCATAAAACAGAAGAGCGATTGGTGGAGATGAGCAACGGGTGTATTTGCTGCACTTTACGGGAAGATTTGTTGAAAGAAGTGGAACTGCTCGCACGTGAAAACCGGTTTGATTATCTCCTGATAGAATCTACCGGTATATCTGAGCCGATACCGGTGGCGCAGACTTTCTGCTACCAGGATGAACAGAACGGTATAGACCTGAGTGCAATAAGTCAGCTGGATACAATGGTGACTGTGGTTGATGCATTCAACTTTACCAACGACTACAGCAGCATGGAACTGCTGCAGGACAAAGGACTCACAGATGAATCTGATCAGCGTACTATTGTCAATCTGCTCACTGATCAGGTAGAATTCGCCAATGTAATTGTTCTCAATAAATGCGACCTGGTAAGTCCCGAACAGCTGAGCAACCTGAAAGCGATGCTGCGTCAACTTAATGCAGGTGCCAACATCATAGAGGCTGTCAACGGACAGGTACCGCTGAACAGCATCTTGAATACCGGTTTGTTCGATTTTGATACTACTGCACAAAGTGCCGGCTGGCAGGCCGAACTGGAGAAAGAACATATACCGGAAACAGAAGAATACGGTATCTCCTCCTTTGTATACCGTAGCCGCAAACCTTTCCATCCCCAACGCTTCTGGCTGTACATCAATGAACGTTGGCCCGGCAACGTTATACGGAGCAAAGGACTGTTCTGGCTGGCATCACGACCCAAACTGGCGGTCAACTGGAGTCAGGCCGGCGGCTCCCTGCGCGTAGAAAAAGCCGGTTACTGGTGGTGCGCTATCCCCCGTCAGCAATGGAACCTGGATGAAGAATCCTATCAGCTGGTCACCAGCCGCTGGGACGAACGTTTTGCTGATCGTTATAATGAACTCGTTATCATCGGGCAACAAATGGATGTACATACCATGATCTACGAACTCGACAGTTGCCTGTGCACAGAAGCTGAGATAAATCAATATCTCAGCGGTGCTTCCTTCCACGATCCTTTTCCTATTATTTAG